Below is a genomic region from Neorhizobium galegae.
AGCACGCCGAGGCGCTCCTCGCGGCTTGCCTTGCGGAAAATCGAGGTCAGCGCGTCATGCACGCTCTTGGACGTCAGCGGCACCAGCATCAGCCCGGAATCATAGGCCCGTTCGGCGATGAAGGGCGAGTGCTCGAACACACCACCGAACATCGCGATAAAATCCCCGCGCGCGCTCATAGCGCGGCCGCCGGCTTGTGGTGTTCGTGCCAGTGTCTGGCGATCTCGATGCGCTGCGGGATCCATACCTTGTCGTGGCTGAGCACATATTCGATAAAACGCTTCAACGCGGCGGCGCGGCCGGGTCGCCCGACAAGGCGGCAGTGGAGGCCGACCGACATCATCTTCGGAGCACCTTCCTTGCCCTCCTGATAGAGCACGTCGAAGGCGTCCTTGAGATAGGTGAAGAACTGATCGCCGGTGTTGAAGCCCTGCGGCGTCGCAAACCGCATGTCGTTGGTTTCGAGCGTATAGGGGATGATCAGGAACGGCTTGCCGTCGAGGCCCTTGACCCAATAGGGCAGGTCGTCCGCATAACTGTCGGAGGAATAGAGGAAACCGCCCTCCTCCATGACCAGTTTCAGCGTGTTGTCGGAAGGCTTGCCCTGATACATGCCGTAGGGGCGCTCGCCGACGAGTTCGGTATGCAGGCGCACCGCTTCGAGAATGTGTTCGCGCTCTTTCTCCTCCGGGAAATCCTTGTATTCCAGCCAGCGATAGCCGTGGCTGGCGATTTCCCAGCCGGCTTCCTTCATGGCGGCGACCGCTTCCGGGTTGCGGGCCATGGCGAGCGTCACGCCGTAGACGGTGGTCTGGACCTTGAGATCGGTGAACATCCGAAAGAGCCGCCAGAAGCCGGCGCGCGAGCCGTATTCGTAGATCGACTCCATGTTGAGGTTGCGCTGGCCAGGCCAGGGGGCGGCACCGACGATTTCCGACAGCAGGTTTTCCGAGGCCGGATCGCCGTCCATGATCGAGCTCTCGCCGCCCTCCTCGTAATTGATCACGAACTGGACGGCGACATGGGCGCCGCCCGGCCATTTCGGATCGGGAGTGGAACGGCCGTAGCCGACGAGTTCGCGCGGATAGTCTTTTGCCTGCATGGGTCACCTTCGACGAATGAGGCCGGACGGTAGCGCACCCGTTCCGGCCATGTCGAGATGGAAACGTCCGTTCAGAGGCCGAGCGCCCGAAGGATCGCGACTGAGGCAACACCGAGTGCCACGGAAACGAGCATCGGCAGGCGAAGTGCCGCAAAAGCAGTCACCGCGCAGGCCAAGGTTTCGGCAATCCCGGTAGCAAACGCAGTCGGCGCGACGACGGCCATCAGCACGGCGGGCGGGATCGATTCGATTGCCTTGCGGCGGTTGCCTTCAAGGGAAACGTGGCGAATGAGCACGAGGCCGCTCAACCGGGTGAGCACAGTGGCGGCCGCCATCGAGAGGATCGCGACGAGCGTGGCGAGATCGACGGTCATGGCGTCACCTCGACATCGCGCGCTTTGCCGGTGAGCATCGCGGCGGCAAGACCGGCGATAGCACCGGCAGCGATATACCAGACGCCCGGCACGAAATGCTGGGTGACGACGGCGGCGCCGCCGCTCGCCAGCAGCACGGCGCCGGTTTCCGGCCCCTTCCAGAAGCCCATGACCAGCACGATGAAGACGGCCGGGAACGCGAAGTCGAGCCCGAGCACCACCGGATCGCCGAGAAAGGCGCCGAGGGCAGCACCGGCGAACCCCGAAAACACCCAGGCAAGGTAGAAGGGCCCGACGAGGCCTGCGAACCAAGCGGGCGTCAGCTTCGCCACCTTGGCCCGGAACTCCGCCATCGCCCAGATCTCGTCGGCGAGGAACAGCATCGAGAGATAACGTACCGGCTGGCTGAAACTGCCCATTCTGGTGCCGAGCGAGGCGCTCATCAGCACGTGGCGGATGTTGACCAAAAGGGCTGCGAACCCGACGCCGGTCCAGGAGGCCGGATGGGTCCAGATATCCATCGCCACGAATTGCGATCCGCCGGCAAAGACGAGCGCGCTCATCAGCCCCGCCTCGGCCGGCGACAGGCCTTTTGTCGCCGCCACCGCACCAAAAACGAGGCCGATCGGGATGACGGCGGCGATCAGCGGCGAGATCGCCCGCATGCCGCCCAGAAACTCCTGAAGTCTTGTATTGCCATTCACGTCAAAAACCTCCGATTGAGGCGGAGGTCTTTAAAGATCAGGCGGATAACCGTCTTGAACGAAAGTGATCAGCGAGCCCGATACTGTCCCGGCGTCAACCCGGTGCGGGCCTTGAAGTGGCGGGTGAAATGCGCCTGGTCGGCAAACCCGCATTCGAGCGCGATCTCGGCCGGCTGGCCGCCGTCCCTTAAGCGTTTGCGCGCGGCACGGATGCGGATATCCGTGAGGAAGGAATGCGGGGTGATGTGGAATTCCTTGCGGAAGGCGCGGATGAGATGAGCGCGGCTGAGACCCGCGACGGTCGCGAGTTCCTCCAGCCCGACATCGGACGCAAAATGCTCGGTGAGGTAGTCGCGGGCCTGGCGCACGGCGGTGCGCTCGGTCGTACCGGCGGGCACGACGATCGAACTGCCGTGGCGACGGAACATTGCGTCGAGCACCAGGAACATCGCCTGGCTGGCTTCGAGCGCGCCGGAGCCCTCCTCCAGCGTCCGGTGCGCCTCGTGGAAAGCGTCGGCGAGCGCCTGGTCGTGGAGGAGCTGGATGCCGAAGGCGGGCGTGCCCTTGAAAGGCTTGCCGGTGACGTCTTCGAGGATTTCGCGCAGCAGTGCGACATCCGGATAAATCATCCGGTAGCGATAACCGCCGCCCCGCGGCGCACCGTCATGTGTCTCTCCCGGATTGATCAGGTAGAGTCCGCCCGGCCCGGCGCTTTCGCGGCTGCCCTTGATGGTGCAGACCTGCATGCCCTGTTCGATCGCACCGATACTGAACGTATCATGCGAATGCGGCGCGAATTCGTGGGTGAGAAACGTCGCGCGCAGGCATTCCATGCCGCCGAAGCGATGGTCGCGCCAGAAACGGGTCACCTCTGCCGGCATCAGCGGCATGTGGTCGGTGGCCTGTTCCTGCGAGATATTCTCCATGCGGAGAATATAGCAGATGACGGCGCGGTTGCTCTTGAACAAAAGTGACGCGGCCGGCCGCCAAAATCTCAGGCGATCTTGCGCGCCGCCACTCGTCCCATCGGGTGCAGCGAATGCACCTGGAAGGGCGCGCCGGGCTCCTCCTCGATGAACAGCGCCAGGTTGGCAATTTCGACCGGCTTTTTCAGATACGGCTCGAAATAATCGCGAAGCGCCAGATCGAAACGCGGAATCTCGATCGGCGACAGCGGGCCGGTCAGCGTCATATGGAAACGGAACTCATCCATTACGTAAGGATGGCCCCAGCGATGCAGGTTGGCGAATTGCGGCGCCGAGAGATCGCCCGAATCGCTGCGCTCCAGCTCGGCTTCGCTCAGCGGCGTGCGGAAATTGTCGAACTCCTGGACGACGGAAGCGGCGAGGAATCGGGCGGTATCGCAGGGGACCACCGGTGCAAGGCCGAAGAAATTGCCGAGCCGGACGACTTCGAGCTTCGGCAGTTCGAACGGGCTGTGAATACCCGCAAAGCGCATCAGGTGGCGCAGCAGCATCGGTTCGGTGACGTCGGGCGCCAGCCGGAACGGCGCCTTCAGCGTCGCATGGAATCCGTAGCGACGCGGCAGCGCGGTATTGAAGGCAATGTCGTGAATGCCGATGCCGCGGATTGCCGGCGGCTCCATCGCATCGCCCGAAAAGGCATTGCGACCGAGCCACTGGGCCGCGGCAAGCGTCAGCGGATCATGCGCCGGAGGCGTGAAATGAATGGCATAGCGCATGCGTCACCTTCTGAACGTCCTTTTCAGCAACCCCGTGTTTTACGCATTGCTCAACAATCCCTGCCGTGGGGGTTAAGTGATTTGCGTGACAGAATAACGACGCGAAGGACTGAAAGTTCGCGTTTAACGCGAGGCGACGGCAAGGTGATTGGCGAGCGTGAACGACGCCGGAAGCCGCATTTCCCGGCCGTTCAGCGCGTTGAGGGCAGCATCGGCCAACCTGTGCGCGATGCCGAAACTCACCTTGAAACCACCTGTGAGCGCGATCACTCGGGCGTGATCGGGATGGGCACCGACCATTGGATCGCGGTCGATCGCCTTCGGCCGCAATCCCGCCCAGCGTTCGACGACGGGAGCCTGGGCCAGGGCCGGCACCAGAGCGCGCGCGCGCGCGATGAGCTCGTCCAGCTGAGAATCGGTCGAGGACGGGTCGTCGAAGACATCCTCGCTGGTGCTGCCGACAGCGACGTGACCGCCCTCATGGGCGACCACATAAAGGCCGTTCAGGAAGATCACCGGCAAGGACGGATCGACATCCGCCTTGAGCAGTGCCGCCTGCCCCTTGACCGGCTGGCCGAGCGGATGCTTCAGCGGCGGCGAGACGCCTTGAAGCAGGGAGAAGGACCGGTGGCCGGCCGAGACGATGCAATGGCCGAAGGTGACGCTTTCACCACCGTGGAATATAATCCTATTTACTGCCGGATCGATCGTCTCGGCTTCGATACCCTCGACGATCCGAACATTGCCAGCGGAGCGCAGGTAGGCGACGAGCGCCGAGACGAGGCCGCGCGGAGAAACCCGGGCCGCAAACGTGTCATGCACCAGTCCGGCAGCCGCGAAGGAGGCATCCGGCCACCCTTTTTGCGGGGGACGGTCAAGCACATGCCAATGGAAACGGCGGTCGCCGCGCCGCCAGCAGGCTTCCGCATCGGCCGAGTGCCCGAGCGCAATCTTCCGTAAATGCGGCTTCGGCAACGGGATCAGCCGGCCGGAGCGGCGGTAGCTGCAGACGACGCCGGTCTCGGCTTCGAGCTCGATGATCTCGTCTTCCAGCGACAGAAGTGCATCGAACTGGAACTGTTTCTTGTCGTTCCACTTGTCGGGCATGTGCGGCATCAGGGCGCCGAGAAGCCCGCCGCTCGCCCCCTGCCCCAGCGGGCCGGCATCGACGAGCAGGGTCCGGATGCCGAGCCGCTCGGCCTTGACCGCCGCCCAGAGGCCCATGATGCCGCCGCCGACGATGACGAGATCGGCGGAGGATGGGAGAGCATGAGATTGACCGCCGAAGCCGGCAGGATTATCCGCATGTCCCATGAGCGACCGTGATCCTGAAATTCGTGTGACCGAAAGCCAGACCTTGGACTGGCATGACGGCGATATGCCCTATTCGCAAAAGTTTGGCGATCACTTTTATTGCCGCACCGACGGTCGGCTGGAGTGCGGCCACACGTTTCTGGCCGGCAATGGCCTGCCGGAGCGCTGGGAAAGGCAACGAACTTTCCGGATCGGCGAACTCGGCTTCGGCACCGGGCTGAATTTCTGCGAGACCTGGCGGCAATGGAAGCTTTCCCGCCCCGCAGGCGCGAAGCTTCATTTCACCTCGTTCGAGCTTTACCCGATGCAGCGCGACGAGATCGACCGGGCACTCGCCCGCTGGCCGGAGATCGATGCGGAACGGCAGGCGTTGATCGAGGCCTGGCCGTGCGGACCCGCCGGCCATGTCGTGATCGACGCTGACGCCCAGACCCGGCTGACGGTCGTCTGCGGCCCCGCGCTCGAAGGCGTCTCCATGGCCGAGGCGGATTTCGACGCCTGGTTCCTCGACGGTTTCGCGCCGTCGCGCAATCCGGACATGTGGTCGCCCGAAATCATGCGGGCGATCTACGACAAAACCTTATCCGGCGGCACGTTCGGCACTTATGCGGCCGCCGGCTTCGTGCGGCGGAACCTGCAGGCCGCCGGTTTCACGGTCGAACGGCGGCCGGGCTTTGCGGGCAAGCGCGAGATGCTGTGCGGCATCAAACTTGCGCCCTGATCCAAGGCAGCCTGACGCAAAACAGCCGGCCCTGAGACCGGCTGCCATCCATCACATCGCACGGCCACCTACTGGCAGACGCGCAGGCTTTCCATGTGCCAGCCGCCGTCATAGGCGTTGCGCACGCGGCGGTCCTCGAACCAGCAGCGCGGCCGGGGTGGTGGTGGCGGATCGATGTAGCGCGGCCCGCCGTCATTGGCGAGAGCGCCGCCGATCAGGCCGCCTATGACGCCCGCGGCCAGGCCGCCGGCGATTATGGCGCCGTCATTGTTACGATGTCTGCGCGGCGGAGGCGGAGGACCACGGCGATCGTATCGGTCGTAGTGTCTGTCCCATTGCTGGGCCGCTGCTTCGCCGGCCGGTACCACGATACTGGTGCAGGTGGCGGCCAGGATCAGTGCCGAGACAATTATCTTCTTCATCACAAGCGTCTCCGTTTCCACCGAGCCGCGCCTGCGAGCGGCAGGAAAAGGCCCGATATTCCCGAACAATGCACATGCCGTGCTTAATGGTCCCTGAACGGAAAAGCCGCGCGCGGCAGAAAAACCTGTGACGGGATCGACCGAGAGGCCCCCGACCGGCTCTACCGAAAGCGCGACTGCCGTGCGAGGTCTCGATCCGCTCCAATCGGCGGCGGAACTTGGCCGTAGCTCCACATCGGCGAAACGCGCTCATGGCGCGCCAGATAAGGCGCTGACCGCCACAACCCGCCCTCGAATTACAAAATACGTACCCGCCAGTATTTTTCGCCATTCATTGTTGGGCCTTCCCGTTCGCGTAGCGCCTTCATACTTTTGCGGGAAAGTGATTGCCGCATGCGCGGAATTGGAGCATTGGATGAACTTCACGGACACCCACCATATTCATGTCCTCGGCGGTCAATATGCGGTGTCTGCCGATCCAGATATGATACTGATGACCGTTCTCGGCTCCTGCGTCTCGGCCTGCATCTATGATACGGTCACCAATGTCGGAGGAATGAATCATTTCATCCTGCCGACGAGCGGCGGGCTGGATATTGCCGAGCGCCCGGAACGTTACGGTGATCTGGCCATGCGCACGCTGGTCGACGATCTTTATGATTTCGGTGCCGAACGCCGGAATCTCAGGGCCAAGCTCTTTGGCGGCCGCACGCGAAAATCGAGCGGCTACGATCCGGGATCTCTCAATTCCGCATTCGCCAGACGGTTCCTTCTGGAGGAGGGCATCAAGCTTGTCGACACCAGCCTCGGCGACGATCTGGCGCGCTGGATCAGCTTTCAACCGACGACGGGCAGAGTGCAGATGAGGATTACCGACACCATGCCCGCACCCTCGATTGCCGGGACGGCGCGGGAGAGGCTATATTGAGCGGCTTGGCCACGTCTCATCAGCTCAGTTCGAAACAGAACTCACGATCGCACCGCCGAGCCAGTTGCGGACCTTGGCTTCCAGTGCCTCCGGGCTGATCGGCTTGGAAAGATAATCGTCCATGCCGACCTGGAAGCAGAGTTCGCGGTCGCTTTCGAGCGCATGCGCCGTGACGCCGATGATCGGCGTATGGGTTCCCGTCTCCTGTTCGAGCTCGCGGATCTTCTGGGTCGCCTGATGCCCGTTCATGACCGGCATCGAGACGTCCATGATGATCACCGCCGGATCGTGCTTTTTCCACGCCTCGACCGCTTCCGCGCCGTTCTTGACGATCTGGAACAGCCAGCCGGTAGTCTGCAGGATCTGGGTGAAGACGATCTGGTTGACCTCGTTGTCCTCGGCGACCAGCACGTCGAGCGTCGGCGCCGCCTGCATGGGCGGCGTCGAGACCGGGGCGACGGGCTTCTCGACAATCACCGGGGCGGAGCTCGCCCGTGCGGCGACTGCGACCGGAGCCACGACCGGCTGCACCTGGGGCCGGGTTGCCGCCTGCTCCGCTTCGACCGCGCGGCGCTTGGTGCGGATCGAGCGGACGA
It encodes:
- the puuE gene encoding allantoinase PuuE, with the protein product MQAKDYPRELVGYGRSTPDPKWPGGAHVAVQFVINYEEGGESSIMDGDPASENLLSEIVGAAPWPGQRNLNMESIYEYGSRAGFWRLFRMFTDLKVQTTVYGVTLAMARNPEAVAAMKEAGWEIASHGYRWLEYKDFPEEKEREHILEAVRLHTELVGERPYGMYQGKPSDNTLKLVMEEGGFLYSSDSYADDLPYWVKGLDGKPFLIIPYTLETNDMRFATPQGFNTGDQFFTYLKDAFDVLYQEGKEGAPKMMSVGLHCRLVGRPGRAAALKRFIEYVLSHDKVWIPQRIEIARHWHEHHKPAAAL
- a CDS encoding AzlD family protein, with the translated sequence MTVDLATLVAILSMAAATVLTRLSGLVLIRHVSLEGNRRKAIESIPPAVLMAVVAPTAFATGIAETLACAVTAFAALRLPMLVSVALGVASVAILRALGL
- a CDS encoding AzlC family ABC transporter permease, whose translation is MRAISPLIAAVIPIGLVFGAVAATKGLSPAEAGLMSALVFAGGSQFVAMDIWTHPASWTGVGFAALLVNIRHVLMSASLGTRMGSFSQPVRYLSMLFLADEIWAMAEFRAKVAKLTPAWFAGLVGPFYLAWVFSGFAGAALGAFLGDPVVLGLDFAFPAVFIVLVMGFWKGPETGAVLLASGGAAVVTQHFVPGVWYIAAGAIAGLAAAMLTGKARDVEVTP
- a CDS encoding AraC family transcriptional regulator, with the translated sequence MENISQEQATDHMPLMPAEVTRFWRDHRFGGMECLRATFLTHEFAPHSHDTFSIGAIEQGMQVCTIKGSRESAGPGGLYLINPGETHDGAPRGGGYRYRMIYPDVALLREILEDVTGKPFKGTPAFGIQLLHDQALADAFHEAHRTLEEGSGALEASQAMFLVLDAMFRRHGSSIVVPAGTTERTAVRQARDYLTEHFASDVGLEELATVAGLSRAHLIRAFRKEFHITPHSFLTDIRIRAARKRLRDGGQPAEIALECGFADQAHFTRHFKARTGLTPGQYRAR
- a CDS encoding DUF1045 domain-containing protein, whose translation is MRYAIHFTPPAHDPLTLAAAQWLGRNAFSGDAMEPPAIRGIGIHDIAFNTALPRRYGFHATLKAPFRLAPDVTEPMLLRHLMRFAGIHSPFELPKLEVVRLGNFFGLAPVVPCDTARFLAASVVQEFDNFRTPLSEAELERSDSGDLSAPQFANLHRWGHPYVMDEFRFHMTLTGPLSPIEIPRFDLALRDYFEPYLKKPVEIANLALFIEEEPGAPFQVHSLHPMGRVAARKIA
- a CDS encoding NAD(P)/FAD-dependent oxidoreductase, with product MGHADNPAGFGGQSHALPSSADLVIVGGGIMGLWAAVKAERLGIRTLLVDAGPLGQGASGGLLGALMPHMPDKWNDKKQFQFDALLSLEDEIIELEAETGVVCSYRRSGRLIPLPKPHLRKIALGHSADAEACWRRGDRRFHWHVLDRPPQKGWPDASFAAAGLVHDTFAARVSPRGLVSALVAYLRSAGNVRIVEGIEAETIDPAVNRIIFHGGESVTFGHCIVSAGHRSFSLLQGVSPPLKHPLGQPVKGQAALLKADVDPSLPVIFLNGLYVVAHEGGHVAVGSTSEDVFDDPSSTDSQLDELIARARALVPALAQAPVVERWAGLRPKAIDRDPMVGAHPDHARVIALTGGFKVSFGIAHRLADAALNALNGREMRLPASFTLANHLAVASR
- the mnmD gene encoding tRNA (5-methylaminomethyl-2-thiouridine)(34)-methyltransferase MnmD, with the translated sequence MSDRDPEIRVTESQTLDWHDGDMPYSQKFGDHFYCRTDGRLECGHTFLAGNGLPERWERQRTFRIGELGFGTGLNFCETWRQWKLSRPAGAKLHFTSFELYPMQRDEIDRALARWPEIDAERQALIEAWPCGPAGHVVIDADAQTRLTVVCGPALEGVSMAEADFDAWFLDGFAPSRNPDMWSPEIMRAIYDKTLSGGTFGTYAAAGFVRRNLQAAGFTVERRPGFAGKREMLCGIKLAP
- a CDS encoding chemotaxis protein CheD, which encodes MNFTDTHHIHVLGGQYAVSADPDMILMTVLGSCVSACIYDTVTNVGGMNHFILPTSGGLDIAERPERYGDLAMRTLVDDLYDFGAERRNLRAKLFGGRTRKSSGYDPGSLNSAFARRFLLEEGIKLVDTSLGDDLARWISFQPTTGRVQMRITDTMPAPSIAGTARERLY